In Camelina sativa cultivar DH55 chromosome 16, Cs, whole genome shotgun sequence, a single window of DNA contains:
- the LOC104751587 gene encoding probable E3 ubiquitin-protein ligase HERC2 — protein MADLVTYSNAADHNVEQALITLKKGTQLLKYGRKGKPKFYPFRLSSDEKSLIWISSSGEKRLKLASVSKIVPGQRTAVFQRYLRPEKDYLSFSLLYNGKKKSLDLICKDKVEAEIWIGGLKTLISGGQGGRSKIDGWSGGSLSVDASRDLTSSSPSSSSASASRGHSSPGTPFNFDPIVSPKSAEPEPEVPSTESEKSHVALDNKIMQTKVSGSDGFRVSVSSAQSSSSHGSAADDADALGDVYIWGEVICDNVVKVGIDKNASYLTTRTDVHVPKPLESNIVLDVHQIACGVRHAAFVTRQGEIFTWGEESGGRLGHGIGKDVFHPRLVESLIATSSVDFVACGEFHTCAVTLAGELYTWGDGTHNVGLLGHGSDISHWIPKRIAGSLEGLHVASVSCGPWHTALITSYGRLFTFGDGTFGVLGHGDKETVQYPREVESLSGLRTIAVSCGVWHTAAVVEIIVTQSNSSSVSSGKLFTWGDGDKNRLGHGDKDPRLKPTCVPALIDYNFHKIACGHSLTVGLTTSGQVFTMGSTVYGQLGNLQTDGKLPCLVEDKLASEFVEEISCGAYHVAALTSRNEVYTWGKGANGRLGHGDLEDRKVPTLVEALKDRHVKYIACGSNYTAAICLHKWVSGAEQSQCSTCRLAFGFTRKRHNCYNCGLVHCHSCSSKKAFRAALAPSAGRLYRVCDSCYVKLSKVSEISDTNRRNSVVPRLSGENKDRLDKSEIRLAKFGTSNMDLIKQLDSKAAKQGKKTDTFSLGRNSQLPSLLQLKDAVQSNIGDMRRATPKLVPVPSGINSRSVSPFSRRSSPPRSATPMPSTSGLYFPVGIADNMKKTNEILNQEIVKLRTQVDSLTQKCERQEVELQSSVKKTQEALTLAAEESAKSRAAKEAIKSLXFTCFLDNRLLYTCCCWLCRMKNL, from the exons ATGGCAGATCTTGTGACCTACAGTAATGCCGCCGACCACAACGTTGAACag GCATTGATTACATTGAAGAAGGGGACTCAACTTTTGAAATATGGTCGCAAAGGAAAGCCAAAGTTTTATCCGTTTAGACTGTCTAGT GATGAAAAATCTTTGATCTGGATATCGAGTAGTGGTGAAAAGCGACTTAAATTAGCTTCTGTATCTAAAATTGTACCTGGGCAAAGAACT GCTGTTTTCCAGCGCTATCTTCGCCCAGAGAAAGATTACTTATCCTTTTCTCTCTTATACAACGGGAAAAAGAAGTCTCTTGACTTG ATTTGTAAGGACAAGGTTGAGGCTGAGATTTGGATTGGAGGCTTGAAGACATTAATATCGGGTGGCCAAGGCGGGCGCTCAAAAATTGATGGCTGGAGTGGCGGAAGCCTTTCAGTTGAT GCCAGCAGAGACTTGACATCAAGCAGTCCAAGTAGCAGTTCTGCCAGCGCTTCACGGGGTCACAGCTCTCCGGGGACTCCCTTTAATTTTGATCCTATTGTTTCTCCTAAGAGTGCTGAGCCTGAGCCTGAGGTTCCTTCAACTGAGTCAGAGAAATCACATGTTGCATTGGACAACAAAATTATGCAAACAAAGGTATCTGGTTCAGATGGTTTTCGGGTTAGTGTCTCAAGTGCCCAAAGTAGTTCTAGTCATGGTTCTGCAGCAGATGACGCTGATGCTCTAGGTGACGTTTATATTTGGGGTGAGGTTATATGTGACAATGTTGTTAAGGTCGGGATTGATAAGAATGCAAGTTATCTGACCACAAGAACGGATGTCCATGTGCCGAAGCCACTGGAGTCGAATATTGTCTTGGATGTTCATCAAATTGCATGTGGTGTTAGGCATGCGGCATTTGTGACAAGGCAAGGTGAAATTTTTACTTGGGGTGAAGAATCTGGTGGAAGATTGGGTCATGGAATTGGGAAAGATGTTTTTCATCCTCGTCTTGTTGAATCTCTCATAGCTACTTCCTCTGTTGATTTCGTTGCTTGTGGAGAATTCCACACTTGTGCTGTTACTCTGGCCGGAGAGCTATATACCTGGGGTGACGGTACACATAACGTCGGGCTTCTTGGGCATGGCTCTGATATCAGTCACTGGATTCCAAAAAGAATTGCAGGTTCTCTCGAGGGGCTTCATGTGGCTTCTGTAAGTTGTGGACCCTGGCATACCGCTTTGATAACATCATACGGGAGGCTTTTTACATTTGGAGATGGAACATTTGGTGTCTTAGGACACGGTGACAAGGAAACAGTTCAGTATCCACGAGAAGTTGAATCTTTATCAGGATTGAGAACGATTGCGGTTTCATGCGGGGTTTGGCACactgctgctgttgttgagATCATTGTCACGCAGTCAAACTCAAGTTCTGTATCATCTGGAAAATTGTTCACATGGGGTGATGGAGACAAAAACCGTCTTGGACATGGTGACAAGGATCCTCGGCTTAAACCAACGTGTGTGCCTGCATTAATTGATTACAACTTTCACAAAATTGCATGTGGACACAGTTTAACAGTTGGTTTGACCACGTCTGGACAAGTTTTCACAATGGGGAGTACAGTCTATGGTCAACTTGGGAATTTGCAGACTGACGGGAAATTACCGTGTTTGGTAGAAGACAAGCTTGCAAGTGAATTTGTCGAGGAGATCTCCTGCGGCGCATATCATGTGGCGGCCTTAACATCTAGAAATGAAGTTTACACATGGGGTAAAGGAGCCAATGGGAGATTAGGGCATGGTGATCTGGAGGATCGAAAAGTACCAACTCTTGTGGAAGCTTTAAAGGATAGACATGTAAAGTACATTGCTTGCGGATCAAATTACACTGCAGCCATATGTCTGCACAAATGGGTCTCTGGTGCTGAGCAGTCTCAGTGTTCAACCTGTAGACTGGCTTTTGGGTTTACAAGGAAAAGACATAACTGTTACAATTGTGGACTTGTGCACTGCCATTCATGCAGCTCAAAAAAAGCATTCCGAGCTGCATTGGCCCCAAGCGCGGGAAGACTATATCGTGTCTGCGACTCTTGTTATGTTAAGCTCAGCAAAGTGTCTGAGATAAGCGATACTAACAGAAGGAACAGTGTTGTGCCTCGTCTTTCAGGGGAGAACAAAGACAGATTAGATAAATCTGAAATAAGATTAGCTAAATTTGGGACATCCAATATGGACTTAATTAAGCAGTTGGATAGCAAAGCGGCAAAACAAGGAAAGAAGACTGACACGTTTTCACTCGGTCGCAACTCTCAGCTGCCTTCTTTATTGCAGTTGAAAGATGCTGTGCAGTCTAATATAGGTGATATGCGAAGAGCTACTCCAAAGTTAGTTCCTGTTCCATCAGGTATTAACTCTCGCTCGGTGTCACCTTTCTCTAGGAGATCTAGTCCTCCCCGCTCTGCCACTCCTATGCCTTCGACTTCTGGCCTCTATTTTCCGGTGGGTATAGCAGATAATATGAAAAAAACCAATGAAATCCTGAATCAGGAGATCGTTAAGTTACGAACACAG GTTGACAGTCTGACTCAAAAATGTGAACGCCAAGAAGTAGAGCTTCAGAGCTCGGTTAAGAAGACTCAGGAAGCCTTAACACTGGCAGCGGAGGAATCTGCCAAATCAAGAGCCGCAAAAGAAGCAATAAAGTCGCTCNCCTTTACTTGCTTCTTGGACAATCGCTTATTATATACTTGCTGCTGTTGGTTGTGCAGGATGAAAAATCTTTGA